GGGTAATCACTGTGGCCATTGGTGTAGTGGTATGTAGTTTTGGGGTATCCATGTATCAGAAATCGGATGTGGGAGTAGCTCCCTTTGACAGCTTGTCCCTGATAATGAAAACTAAATTACCGAAAATCTCATATTTTTGGCATCGGATGTTTACAGATGCTCTTTGTGCTTTGATTTGTTTCCTGTCAGGAGGCGTTATAGGTTTGGGAACTCTAGTCTCCATGTTAGGCCTAGGGCCCATCATTCATTTTTTTGATGTGCATTTTACGGAAAAGCTTCTGGCGAAAAAGGGTCCAAAAGCGAATAACGATTCAGTTTCGCTGACTTAATATAATGAAGTGTGGCAGGGTAACATCAGGATAGATGTATTTCATAAATTATAAGTGGAGACAGCACCTTCGCTTGGTGCTAGGCGGAGCAAGGGAATAAGCAGGGAATACTCTTACTGCAGGTTTTCTGCAAACGCATTCATGTCCCTAATCCTAGTAATGCTAACGTACTCGGAGAATCCGAAACCGGCTCTTACAAAATGAATCCTTTTTAGAATCGTTTTGTTATAGGTGGTGATGAGGAGTTATCGTTTTATGTGCAATCATCTGGGTAGGCGTGTATTTCAATCTAGCCGCATCGAAGGAATCGATGGATGTGAAGCCTATCCGTTCTATGGATGATCTGTTTGAATAATGAAAGAACAATGCTAAAAGCACTTGATCTATGATCAAATGCTTTTTTTTTTTGATAGCACATAGATTCTACTCTTAATTCTTAAATAGATGTCGACTCTTCCAGAAACATCATGCCATAAATTTGTTGTCCCATGTCTTGTTATCCAAAAAGGGAGCCGCCTGAGCGGTTCCCTTTTCTTAATGGGCGGAATGGTTTGGGGTGTCTTACATTTTTATAGAATATATATTTAAAATTTGAATTAAAATGATGATTAAGTGAGCCATAATGATTTACTGTGTTTTTGAAGCAGGAAAATATACATATGTATTGAATACAAAACAACAAAGAGGGAGGATGAAAATGTCATACAGTGAAAAGGATTTACGTTCGTCATTAACCCTAGCTGTTCCAATCATTTTAGACAGGCATTATCATTCTATAACTATGAAAAATATCGAATCCGCCTGGTTTGTAGAGACACAAAAGGAAATGTTAGATTCGACATTTAGTATGATATTAATGAGTATGGTAGAAGCACTGTTCTTGGATTCCTTTGATTATGGCCAGTACCTAAACCTACTAGAAAAAGAGGGGTTTGAGCAAGGCGTTTATACTGCAGAAATATTCGGTGATCATTTTGATATCCTACTTGAAATGAGCAAGGATTTAAACTTAACCGCTCAGGGTATTATGTTTAAAATCATTGAAGAAATGGAAGATGATTCTACGATTCGATTGGTTTTTTATAATCGTTTAATGGAATGTAACTGGATCCGGTTTACTGGCTTTGCACAGGGTTATCTGTCTAATAAAAATCAACAGATCGACAACTTACATGAACAAAAAATTGCTCTGATGGGACAAATGGCAGCAGGGATGGCACATGAAATACGGAATCCGCTTGCTTCAATTAAAGGTTTTGCTCAGCTTGTTAATAACAGGCTATATGAACCGGAGATCAAGACGGATGAATTGCGTGCGTATCTGGATATAACCATCAATGAGATTGATGCTCTGAATGGATTAGTAACGGACTTCCTAGTACTGGCTCGAAAAGGTGATAGTGCGAAGAATAACGTCGTGGTATTTAATATTATGGAGGTTATACATAGAGTTAATAACATCGTAAATCAACTCATACTTAGTGATGATATCATTCTTTCAGTGGATTATTCTCTTGAAAAAGTTCTAACGTATGGAAACGCCTCCCAACTTGAGCAGGTAATCCTGAATATTTTAAAAAATAGTATAGATTCATTCACAGCGTTTAGAGGCAGAATAGACATTACAGTTACGACCGATTCTGAGACTAACGAAATTATTCTTATTTTTAAAGACAATGGAGAAGGAATTCCACAGGATAAATTAAACCGAATATTTGACCCTTTCTTTACAACCAAGCAAAAAGGGACAGGAATTGGATTATCGATCTGCAAGCAATTAATAGAAATGTACGGGGGGCAAATTAAGGTGGATTCAGAGGTTCAGGTAGGTACCAGCGTGATGGTTATTTTGCCTTGGGTAAATGATTATCACATTTGAGATTACGAACAGAAACAAGCCTGGCACAGAAGCCCGTCAGGCTTATTCCTTATATTTATCGCTAATTCCAAAGCATACGCGTCCCTTGGAAAACGGTACAGGCGGTTCTACTTGTCACTAAGTTGTATCCCTTTTTCCTTTACAAACTTCTCTAGCACCCCAAAGTCCTCGGTAACTTTTTTAAATGGCAAAGATCCCAGTACCTTTTCCTGGTAATCCTTTTTGGCGGCAGTGGACAGACGGGAATCAAGTATGCTGAGTACTCCGAGGTCAGTTTCACTACGGATCAGACGCCCGGTTCCTTGTCTTAAGCGAAGCAGCATGTCCGGTACAAAAACATCTTTTAAGGGATTCTCTGCTAAAGATGCCTTATGTTCATAGACAGGATCGGAAGGAACCGGGAAGGGCAGTCGGAAAATAATTAACTGCGACAAATCGGAACCTTCGATATTCACGCCTTCCCAGAATACACCGGTACTTAGAAGGACGCCCTTACTTCCCCGGAATTCAGCGATCACCCCGTCCTGGGACGATCCTTCTCTTTGGACATGCACCGCCCATGCAAGCTTCTCGGAGCTTAACTTATTATGAATGTACTTCATATCCTCTTTAGCTGAAAAAAGGACCAATGTTCGCCCCTCCGTTAAATTACAGAGTCTTAGCATTTCCTTGTATGCCGCTTCAAGATAACTTTCCCGGTTCTGATGGTTATAGTATGGGATGTCCTTGGCAATATACATCATGGTGTGGTTGTCATAGTCAAAAGGTGAAGCCTGACGCTCCATATAATCTCCTTTGTAACCGAGGGATTGCGTCAGATATGCATATTGCTCCTCTAGTGTTTCGCCGGTCTGGCACATCGTTGCTGATGTTAAGATAACAGATGTCTTCCCGTTAAATAAGGTATATCTCAGAAACTTACTTATACCTTTAGGACAGATACTAATGGTAGCTTCCCGCTGGGTATTACTTGCCCAGATCAGGTAGTTATCCTCCACTCCGGCGAGGACGTCAAAGAGATCTATAAGTCCGTTTATGGCTTCAAAAATATTGTCGATCTCCCGCTCATGCTTGGAAGTTAAGACGGAAACGCTGAGATTAACCTCTTTTAGAACCTGCGCCGCTCGTCTTAAGGAAATTCCGGTTATCTCCGACACTTTTATGCGGTCATTGTCTTGCTTGGCTGTTTGCAGCAAATCCAACTCAACTTGTTTGAAAATATGACCAACACATCTTTTTAAAAATTTGAATTGTGACATTAGATCCGTATCTGCGGATTGCTTGAAGAGAATTTGTAAGGCGTCATCCAGCATGCGGCCGGTTCCCCGGAGTGTAAACTCAAGCGTTCTTGCATCTCTAACCTTTGCTTCCAGATTATGAGCTTCATCAATTACGATCAGAGCTGGCCGTTCAGTGATTAAACCCTTTGTTCCCTCTTTTTTCTTGATCAAATCACGGATGAGCAGGTCCTGGTTGACGATAATAAAATCCATGTCGCTGGCGTTAGCGTTAATCTTCGCTCTCATCTCATAGAACGAACATGTACTTTTATAATGGCAACGTTCAAATTTGCAATCATTCACACAAACGTTAGACCATACTGCATCCGTAACCCCGCCTTTAATATCTGCTCTCTCATCAATTTCGTAATTCAAAATACGCTGGGCAAGTGTAGATAGAGGGGAGCTTGAATCATCAGTCTTGAACAATTCTGCTGCTCTGTACCGGCAAGCATATTGCCCCATGCCTTTTCCGACTACGGAGCGAACCGAAGTAAATCCGAGCCGGCTTCCGATGAATCTCAGATCCTTATGTATCTGTTCTGAAAGCTGTATGGAGGATGTTGCAATAATGATCGGTTGCCTTGAGATTTGGTTAATAAGCAAGCTGGGAATGAGGTATGCAAAGGACTTACCGATGCCGACTCCAGCTTCAATCATCGCGTTTCGACCATGAATATAGGCATCAGCGATATCTAGAGACATATCCTGCTGGCCGATTCGCTCTTTAAGTCCAATCCTGGGAAATCTATCATACATTCGAAAGATGGCATTGACTAAAGAGGGCTCGATATCCTTTTTTAGCTCCTGCTTCTGTAATTTATAGAATTCACTTAACCAGCTAATGACGACCGCCCCTTTTCAAATCAATGATCTTCCTAATTATAGTTTTTTTGGTTTTTTGGTGAGGTTGTAATTATCGTAGATGAAGCGCTAACAGTCAAGTGTCAGAATATAAAATGATGCATGTATCCTTTGCTACGTAGGCAAGAGCCTGTTGAATATTCTATTCATAATAAATAGCATCATAAGGAAACTCTAGCTTCTTCATCCGATATTCCTTTGGTGTCATCGACATGTATTCCCGAAAGACTTTACCAAAATAACTTGGACTTTCAAAGCCGCAGCGTTGCCCAACCTCCTGCACAGGTAAATCTGTAGTCCGTAGCAATGCTATGGCAGCCTCCATCCGGCGATCTCTAAGATAAGCGAGAGGAGAGGTCTGCTCCGATTTTTGAAACAACCTGCATAAGTGATATTTGTTTACTCCGCAATAGTCGGAAAGCATATCCAAGGTTACAGGTAATGCATAATTCTCTTTCAGATAGGTTTTAGCCCGCTGAATCAGCGTGATGGAATTTGCGCTTATCTCCTTACGCATTTCCCCGCTCGTTTTTACTAATGTAAGCATCCAGTTATACACTTCGGCAGATAACAAAAACTTATCTGTTACTTTCTCTTCCGAAATTCTTCTCAACAGTTCCCATAAACCTTGTATTAGAGGGGAGTTAGAATCTCTTTGAAGGATGTGGCCTTCTTGTTCTATTACTAAATCCCAGATTCGATTAGTTTCTGCTCCGCGAATATTAAGCCATAGAATCTCCCAAGGCTCTGCCTGTTCTACATAGTAATATCGGTGCTTGCTTGGAATTTTGACTAGAAATCCCGAACCTTTGGGCAAAGGAATTGAGTGCTGTTCTAATTCAATATATCCCTGACCACTGAGTGTGTATTGAAAAATGACATGGCCGGAATCGGGGCGTGTATCACCTGAAAAACTGTAATCGGGGCTCCTGATCTTCTGCCATCCTATAGAATCTAGTGTCAAGATCGATGTATCGTCATTTCGAAATGCATAAGATAAAGGCTCAATCATTAGCGTTTCCTTCCTTATTAAAAAAGTCAATTTTGTTATATTGTAGCGCACAACATTTAGATTGTCTTGCGAATCCTTGAACGGTAAGATCAGGTTAGATAAAGGAGTGAATACATATGTCAAATCATAATCTCATACTCAATTTGCTTTTGGATGAGCACTGGTGGGGCGGACGGGTGGCAGACGGGACAAATATGCCATACGGTACGGCACTATTTAGTGCAGATCTGACTACCAGTCATAAAGCCAATCAAGCTTCTCCACTATTGATCTCTAACAAGGGAAGGTTCATTTGGAGTGAAGAGCCGTTTGCATTTCGATTTGAACAAGGAAGTCTTTTGGTGGAAGGGAAAGGAGAATTCATTACGGGGGAGGGTCATGGAGCCTTGAAAGAAGTATTCCAATATGTCTCCCGTACCTTCTTCCCGCCTGTACCTAGCATCCCGGAGAAATTGCTATTTACGGCTCCGCAGTACAATCTTTGGATTGAACTCCTCTACGAGCCTACACAGGACAAAGTATTACAATATGCCAAGGAGGTTATAAACCATGGTATGCCTCCGGGTGTGATCATGATCGATGATAACTGGCATGAGCCGTATGGTACCTGGACTTTTCATTCCGGTCGCTTTCCTGATCCAAAGGGGATGGTGGAGGAGCTTCATGCTATGGGCTTTAAAGTAATGCTATGGGTATGTCCCTTTATTAGTCCTGATTCTCTTACTTTCCGTGAACTTGAATTTACGGGCTACCTGTTGAAGGATCGCGAGGGGCAGAATGCCATTCGAAAATGGTGGAACGGGAACAGTGCGGTGCTCGACTGCACCAACCCCCAAGCCGTCATCTGGATACAAGATCAGTTGGATAATCTTCAGCACGAGTATGGAATTGATGGCTTCAAGCTGGATGCCGGTGATGTAGAGTTTTATGAATCGGATGATTGTTGTTATGTGCCGACAAGCCGCAGCGGTCAAAGTGAAGCATGGGCCAGGGTCGGATTAAAATACGAACTGAATGAATACCGCGCCTGCTGGAAGCTCGCAGGTCAGCCGCTTGTACAGAGGTTGAAGGATAAGATTCATGACTGGCAGGGGAACGGACTGGACACGTTAATTCCGGACGGCTTAGCGCAAGGGCTGCTAGGCTATGCCTATACTTGTCCTGATATGATCGGTGGAGGTGAATTCCTGAGCTTTACTTCGGCTGAATTAGATCAGGAGTTAGTGGTACGCTCAGCCCAATGCTCGGCATTATTCCCGATGATGCAGTTTTCTGCTGCGCCTTGGCGTATTTTGGATGAAGATCATTTACGATACTGCGTTGAGGCCGCACAACTTCATTCTCAGTTTGGTCAGGAGATTCTAGAGCTGGCCAGACAATCCTCCTTAACGGGTGAACCTATCGTACGCCATATGGCTTATGAATTCCCTGAAGCAAGCTTTGAGACTATACAGGATCAATTTATGCTCGGAAGCTTCATACTCGTCGCCCCTGTTATTACAAAAGGAATGAGAACGCGCGTTGTGGCGTTCCCGGCAGGCACTTGGGATGGTGATGACGGCAGCATTGTGGAAGGTCCTTCGACCAAGCAAATTGATGTGCCTCTCAGCAGACTGCCTTACTATAGAAAGCGTTAATATCGTTCCTTCAAAAGCCGCATTATTTGCGGCTTTTTTAATATATAGGCAACCTTTATTAAATGTTGTTATAATTTATTCGATTCAAAAATAAGTACTCAACTTACAGCAGTGGGGGCTAAAGAAGTGAAATTCTCCTTGCGCCAGCAGATGATCATTTCCTTTTCGGTTGTTTTTAGTGTTCTGATCGTCGTCTTTGGCAGTTTGATTCTAAGATACAACTTATCCAGTTATCAGAAGCAAAGCTATGATTCTATGAATAAAGTGGTCAAGGCAAATATTTTATTAATTGATAATTATTTAACACAGATTATTTCCGTGTCCAAAATTGTAGCCAGTGATCCGGATATTATTAAGGCTGTTACTTATCGCAACAGCATCGATGAAATAGATTACTCGGTTGAGCTCTATAATCAACGTAATGTCGACTCCAAAATCAAACAGCTCGATGTTCTTGGCACGATTACGAATGCCTTGGTGATTGGCGATGATTATGAATATTTGTATTACTATGGCAGCTCTCCGGTCAGGGGATATCGCTTCGACCAACAGGAATGGTTCGTCAAATCCGCATTAAATGTTGACAAACCCATTCATTTTACCAACTTTCATTCATCCGACTATCTGCTGGATCATGCAAACCATCAAACCGTATCGGTGATTATGCCAATCATTAACGGTAATCAATACAGTGCAACCCATACCTTTTTAATGACAGACTTTAATCATAATCCGATTATCTCTGATAAGAGCGGCGAAGATAATGTGGAAATCGCTATTTATGATGGGACTACACCTATTCAATTTGCTAACAACAGCAATCTTTCCACGCTTCAAAAGAATGAAGTTGCCAAGCATCTAGAAAAGAATGAAAAATCATTTATTATTTCTAAATCCGGCAGTGATTCCGTATCATACCTCATTATCAATGAGCCATCTCTTGTTTCGGGTTGGTCCATTCTTGGGATCATGCCGCTTACGGAAATGGAGGAAATGAAATCGAATACTTCCAAAGTGGTTATAACGATTATCGTAACCGCTTGCATAGGCGTCATTATTTTGTCTGTGATGATTTCGCGATCCATCCTAAACCCTATGCAGAGCTTGTTGCAACGATTTAATCAAATTGCATCGGGGCGCAGAGATATCACCTTTAAATATTCCAAGAGCAAAGAAGTGAATTTGATTGCTGAAACGGCTGACTATATGCTCAAAAGTATCAACCATTTAACGGATGAGATTGTAGAAGAGCAAACAAGATTAGCAGGTGAGCAGCTTAAAGCGCTTCAGCATCAGATCAATCCTCATTTCTTGAATAACGTGCTTCAGTCGATAAAAGCAATGGCAGTAACGGGCGATAATCATTCCATCTCTCGTGCAACGACGCTGCTCGGTAAAATCTTGTCGTATTCGGTTTATAACCCT
This Paenibacillus sp. FSL R5-0345 DNA region includes the following protein-coding sequences:
- a CDS encoding ATP-dependent DNA helicase → MYDRFPRIGLKERIGQQDMSLDIADAYIHGRNAMIEAGVGIGKSFAYLIPSLLINQISRQPIIIATSSIQLSEQIHKDLRFIGSRLGFTSVRSVVGKGMGQYACRYRAAELFKTDDSSSPLSTLAQRILNYEIDERADIKGGVTDAVWSNVCVNDCKFERCHYKSTCSFYEMRAKINANASDMDFIIVNQDLLIRDLIKKKEGTKGLITERPALIVIDEAHNLEAKVRDARTLEFTLRGTGRMLDDALQILFKQSADTDLMSQFKFLKRCVGHIFKQVELDLLQTAKQDNDRIKVSEITGISLRRAAQVLKEVNLSVSVLTSKHEREIDNIFEAINGLIDLFDVLAGVEDNYLIWASNTQREATISICPKGISKFLRYTLFNGKTSVILTSATMCQTGETLEEQYAYLTQSLGYKGDYMERQASPFDYDNHTMMYIAKDIPYYNHQNRESYLEAAYKEMLRLCNLTEGRTLVLFSAKEDMKYIHNKLSSEKLAWAVHVQREGSSQDGVIAEFRGSKGVLLSTGVFWEGVNIEGSDLSQLIIFRLPFPVPSDPVYEHKASLAENPLKDVFVPDMLLRLRQGTGRLIRSETDLGVLSILDSRLSTAAKKDYQEKVLGSLPFKKVTEDFGVLEKFVKEKGIQLSDK
- a CDS encoding sensor histidine kinase, with protein sequence MSYSEKDLRSSLTLAVPIILDRHYHSITMKNIESAWFVETQKEMLDSTFSMILMSMVEALFLDSFDYGQYLNLLEKEGFEQGVYTAEIFGDHFDILLEMSKDLNLTAQGIMFKIIEEMEDDSTIRLVFYNRLMECNWIRFTGFAQGYLSNKNQQIDNLHEQKIALMGQMAAGMAHEIRNPLASIKGFAQLVNNRLYEPEIKTDELRAYLDITINEIDALNGLVTDFLVLARKGDSAKNNVVVFNIMEVIHRVNNIVNQLILSDDIILSVDYSLEKVLTYGNASQLEQVILNILKNSIDSFTAFRGRIDITVTTDSETNEIILIFKDNGEGIPQDKLNRIFDPFFTTKQKGTGIGLSICKQLIEMYGGQIKVDSEVQVGTSVMVILPWVNDYHI
- a CDS encoding AraC family transcriptional regulator — encoded protein: MIEPLSYAFRNDDTSILTLDSIGWQKIRSPDYSFSGDTRPDSGHVIFQYTLSGQGYIELEQHSIPLPKGSGFLVKIPSKHRYYYVEQAEPWEILWLNIRGAETNRIWDLVIEQEGHILQRDSNSPLIQGLWELLRRISEEKVTDKFLLSAEVYNWMLTLVKTSGEMRKEISANSITLIQRAKTYLKENYALPVTLDMLSDYCGVNKYHLCRLFQKSEQTSPLAYLRDRRMEAAIALLRTTDLPVQEVGQRCGFESPSYFGKVFREYMSMTPKEYRMKKLEFPYDAIYYE
- a CDS encoding sensor histidine kinase, yielding MKFSLRQQMIISFSVVFSVLIVVFGSLILRYNLSSYQKQSYDSMNKVVKANILLIDNYLTQIISVSKIVASDPDIIKAVTYRNSIDEIDYSVELYNQRNVDSKIKQLDVLGTITNALVIGDDYEYLYYYGSSPVRGYRFDQQEWFVKSALNVDKPIHFTNFHSSDYLLDHANHQTVSVIMPIINGNQYSATHTFLMTDFNHNPIISDKSGEDNVEIAIYDGTTPIQFANNSNLSTLQKNEVAKHLEKNEKSFIISKSGSDSVSYLIINEPSLVSGWSILGIMPLTEMEEMKSNTSKVVITIIVTACIGVIILSVMISRSILNPMQSLLQRFNQIASGRRDITFKYSKSKEVNLIAETADYMLKSINHLTDEIVEEQTRLAGEQLKALQHQINPHFLNNVLQSIKAMAVTGDNHSISRATTLLGKILSYSVYNPYEMVGLKQEFEYTENYIALQNIRFNDLIIFDAHCDEQLEHFLVPKLMIQPLVENAIEHGFENRKEGSIFVSAEDDGDEIYISVTNNGNSIEIADMERINEMLSSRDTYTQSKSIGLLNLNQRLKSCFGSQAEVKMLSKGGINTTIVITIPKAGRG
- a CDS encoding glycoside hydrolase family 31 protein, giving the protein MSNHNLILNLLLDEHWWGGRVADGTNMPYGTALFSADLTTSHKANQASPLLISNKGRFIWSEEPFAFRFEQGSLLVEGKGEFITGEGHGALKEVFQYVSRTFFPPVPSIPEKLLFTAPQYNLWIELLYEPTQDKVLQYAKEVINHGMPPGVIMIDDNWHEPYGTWTFHSGRFPDPKGMVEELHAMGFKVMLWVCPFISPDSLTFRELEFTGYLLKDREGQNAIRKWWNGNSAVLDCTNPQAVIWIQDQLDNLQHEYGIDGFKLDAGDVEFYESDDCCYVPTSRSGQSEAWARVGLKYELNEYRACWKLAGQPLVQRLKDKIHDWQGNGLDTLIPDGLAQGLLGYAYTCPDMIGGGEFLSFTSAELDQELVVRSAQCSALFPMMQFSAAPWRILDEDHLRYCVEAAQLHSQFGQEILELARQSSLTGEPIVRHMAYEFPEASFETIQDQFMLGSFILVAPVITKGMRTRVVAFPAGTWDGDDGSIVEGPSTKQIDVPLSRLPYYRKR